The following are encoded together in the Drosophila biarmipes strain raj3 chromosome 3L, RU_DBia_V1.1, whole genome shotgun sequence genome:
- the LOC108028722 gene encoding uncharacterized protein LOC108028722 has product MHERQVKKLKGSHYVATHGRLTPDPPYVHSNRGYSTDGDETHSHRAPSERTYSEYTLNHERISPQYNPSRKKRSSSSNGHHQHLQSSYSHSQMGLSSSPDNGGPRSLSGPPPTRQPPRAPSALSYDQAGDAGSDIYVTSAAYKAPSEISRYSQRPVSRGAPRSVYSVASTAKTGRSARSTARRGAKIETMSAPNPFCPNVKGVCCLMLLLNLGLILVTLGFVIVVQFYEPLYVWILGIVFLIFGFLTLIGCMIYCVYVFRDAKTPSQVRNEDLYWTRHWQKNIGYTPQEINYKADKYDAYSDRYSVSKLSGKYSDRESQRY; this is encoded by the exons ATGCACGAGAGACAAGTGAAGAA GTTGAAGGGCAGCCATTATGTGGCCACGCACGGTCGCCTCACTCCGGATCCGCCCTACGTGCACTCGAACCGGGGCTACTCCACCGACGGCGACGAGACCCACTCCCATCGGGCGCCCTCGGAGCGGACCTACTCGGAGTACACCCTCAACCACGAGCGCATCTCGCCGCAGTACAACCCGTCGCGCAAGAAGCGCTCCTCATCCTCCAATGGCCACCACCAGCACCTGCAGAGCAGCTACAGCCACAGTCAGATGGGCCTCTCCAGTTCGCCGGACAACGGGGGACCCCGCTCGCTCAGCGGTCCGCCGCCCACGCGGCAGCCACCGCGTGCTCCTTCCGCCCTGAGCTACGACCAGGCCGGGGACGCCGGCAGCGACATCTATGTCACCAGTGCCGCCTACAAGGCGCCCTCCGAGATCAG TCGCTACAGCCAGCGGCCAGTGTCGCGGGGCGCTCCACGGAGTGTCTACTCGGTGGCCAGCACTGCGAAGACCGGACGCAGTGCCCGCTCGACGGCCAGGAGGGGCGCCAAGATCGAGACGATGTCCGCCCCGAACCCATTTTGTCCGAATGTCAAGGGCGTGTGCtgcctgatgctgctgctgaacCTGGGCCTGATCCTGGTCACCCTGGGCTTCGTAATCGTGGTGCAGTTCTATGAGCCCCTCTACGTTTGGATCCTGGGCATCGTGTTCCTGATCTTCGGCTTCCTCACGCTGATCGGCTGCATGATCTACTGTGTCTATGTGTTCCGGGACGCCAAGACGCCCTCCCAGGTGCGAAACGAGGATCTCTACTGGACGCGGCACTGGCAGAAGAACATTGGGTACACGCCGCAGGAGATCAACTACAAGGCGGACAAGTATGATGCCTACTCGGATCGCTATTCGGTCAGCAAGCTGAGTGGAAAGTATTCGGATCGCGAGAGCCAGCGGTACTGA